The following are encoded in a window of Candidatus Methylomirabilis limnetica genomic DNA:
- a CDS encoding ATP-grasp domain-containing protein, whose amino-acid sequence MDILIAGVSARGLVESAVRSGLHHRIVAVDYFGDFDLGLLCTHRSVKRDLNIPYDPRHLIQVSAGLTFDALVYVANLENHPSVVEVMAGGKPILGNSPAVLVSVRDPARFFECLARAGIPAPKIAFGSKPLNRDSDIRWLRKPLRSGGGHGIAVHLPGDRLEADYFLQEYLDGLPCGAVFAADGRDACLLGISEQLVGRTEFGADGFRYCGSILGSMGAGQAEWGDLVGSISQVVAAITREFHLVGVNGIDFILKGKTVYPLEINPRYTASMELVERAYGLNIFKIHLDACQGRLPDFHLLAHPDAGCFGKAIFFASQTLIFHDPQRWFDRGTRDLPLAEERIAQGKPVCTVFSRGQSRSECFDRLTRAAAEIESTCLHATTPA is encoded by the coding sequence GTGGATATCCTGATTGCGGGAGTCAGCGCGCGTGGCCTGGTGGAGTCGGCGGTTAGGAGCGGACTACATCATCGAATCGTTGCGGTTGACTACTTCGGGGATTTCGATCTGGGGTTGCTATGTACGCATCGCTCGGTTAAGCGGGACCTCAACATTCCGTACGATCCCCGGCACCTGATCCAGGTATCTGCGGGCCTGACCTTCGATGCCCTGGTCTACGTCGCCAACCTGGAAAACCATCCATCAGTGGTTGAGGTAATGGCCGGCGGGAAGCCGATTCTTGGTAACAGCCCCGCCGTTCTGGTATCGGTGAGAGACCCTGCCAGATTTTTTGAGTGTCTTGCGCGAGCCGGTATCCCTGCGCCAAAGATCGCCTTTGGTTCCAAGCCCCTCAACCGCGATTCTGATATCCGGTGGCTACGCAAACCGCTGCGAAGCGGGGGTGGCCATGGGATCGCCGTTCACCTGCCTGGAGATCGCCTTGAGGCTGATTATTTTCTTCAGGAGTACTTGGACGGCCTGCCATGTGGCGCAGTGTTCGCTGCGGATGGTCGGGATGCGTGTCTGCTGGGTATCTCCGAGCAGCTTGTTGGCAGGACAGAGTTCGGGGCGGACGGTTTTCGTTACTGCGGGAGCATCCTCGGGTCCATGGGGGCGGGGCAGGCCGAATGGGGCGATCTCGTGGGTAGCATAAGCCAGGTCGTTGCTGCCATTACCCGAGAGTTTCATCTTGTGGGCGTCAATGGAATCGATTTCATCCTGAAGGGTAAGACCGTCTATCCACTTGAGATTAATCCACGCTATACCGCCTCGATGGAGTTGGTCGAACGGGCCTATGGCCTGAATATCTTCAAGATACATCTCGACGCCTGCCAGGGGAGGCTTCCTGACTTTCACCTCCTCGCTCATCCTGACGCGGGCTGCTTCGGTAAGGCCATCTTCTTCGCTTCCCAGACTCTGATCTTCCATGATCCCCAGCGGTGGTTCGATCGGGGTACTCGAGATCTGCCGCTCGCAGAGGAACGGATTGCACAGGGGAAGCCGGTCTGTACGGTCTTCTCGCGCGGGCAAAGCCGGTCGGAGTGCTTCGATCGACTCACGCGCGCCGCCGCCGAGATTGAGTCGACATGCTTACACGCGACAACGCCCGCATAA
- a CDS encoding UDP-glucose dehydrogenase family protein — MNIAIIGTGYVGLVTGVCFAEFGLHVTAVDKDEERIDRLAKGEVLIYEPQLGEMLHRNLEQGRIQFTTDTARAIRESLVVFIAVGTPSREDGSADLCYVEEVARTVARNLNGYKVIVTKSTVPVGTGRIIQKIISEENEGGPRGVFDIASNPEFLREGSAIEDFLRPNRVVIGADNPQAVAILQDLYRPLYLIDVPFVITTIETAELIKYASNSFLATKITFMNEMANLCDVLGVDIHAVAKAMGLDQRIGSKFLHPGPGFGGSCFPKDTWALVNIAREHGCRARVVETVIEVNEQQRLRMVQKIIGALGASSDPGSLEGITIGMLGLAFKPNTDDVRQSPSLAIISELQRLGARVQAYDPAAMEQARRVLPEVDYRTDAYSTAEGSDVLVLATEWNQFRNLNLEKVKGLMRRPILVDLRNAYEPERVRTLGFTYCGVGR, encoded by the coding sequence ATGAATATCGCTATTATTGGAACAGGTTATGTGGGTCTCGTCACCGGGGTCTGCTTCGCGGAGTTTGGTCTGCATGTGACCGCTGTGGACAAGGATGAGGAGCGCATCGATCGGCTCGCAAAAGGAGAGGTCCTTATTTACGAGCCGCAGTTGGGCGAGATGCTGCACAGAAATCTCGAGCAAGGCCGCATCCAGTTTACAACTGACACGGCGCGTGCGATTCGAGAGTCCCTGGTAGTCTTTATCGCCGTGGGAACGCCTTCGAGAGAGGATGGTTCTGCAGATCTCTGCTATGTCGAGGAAGTCGCCCGAACCGTGGCAAGGAACCTGAACGGATATAAAGTAATCGTGACCAAGAGCACCGTCCCCGTCGGGACCGGGCGGATAATCCAGAAAATTATCAGCGAAGAGAATGAAGGCGGACCACGGGGAGTGTTTGATATCGCTTCCAACCCGGAATTCCTACGCGAGGGATCGGCGATTGAGGACTTCTTGCGACCCAACCGAGTCGTCATTGGGGCAGATAATCCGCAGGCCGTTGCCATCCTCCAGGATCTGTATCGCCCCCTGTATCTCATCGATGTCCCCTTTGTGATTACGACGATCGAGACGGCCGAATTGATCAAGTATGCCTCAAACAGTTTCCTTGCAACAAAAATTACCTTCATGAACGAGATGGCGAACCTTTGCGATGTCCTGGGGGTGGATATTCACGCCGTAGCCAAGGCGATGGGGCTTGATCAGCGGATTGGTTCAAAGTTCTTACATCCAGGCCCGGGTTTTGGTGGTTCCTGTTTCCCCAAAGACACGTGGGCGCTTGTCAATATTGCGAGGGAACATGGATGCCGGGCCCGTGTGGTTGAGACCGTCATTGAGGTGAACGAGCAGCAGAGACTTCGGATGGTGCAAAAGATTATCGGAGCCCTGGGGGCCTCTTCGGATCCCGGATCTCTGGAGGGGATTACTATAGGCATGCTCGGATTGGCCTTCAAACCGAATACGGATGACGTCAGGCAGTCGCCCTCCCTTGCTATTATAAGCGAACTGCAGCGCCTGGGCGCCCGGGTGCAGGCCTACGATCCCGCAGCAATGGAGCAGGCGCGGCGTGTCCTGCCAGAGGTGGATTACCGAACAGACGCGTACAGCACAGCAGAAGGGTCGGACGTGTTGGTCCTGGCCACAGAATGGAATCAGTTTCGTAACCTCAATCTGGAGAAGGTGAAGGGGCTGATGCGCCGCCCGATCCTGGTAGACCTGCGGAATGCCTATGAACCCGAGCGCGTGCGCACGTTGGGGTTTACGTATTGCGGGGTCGGACGATAG
- a CDS encoding twin-arginine translocase TatA/TatE family subunit, translating into MFGLGIQELLIILVIVMLLFGATRLPELGSGLGKAIRGFKESLTGKDVIDVTPKKEKDEEKRSGEGKA; encoded by the coding sequence ATGTTTGGGTTGGGGATTCAAGAGTTGTTGATCATTCTGGTCATCGTGATGCTCCTCTTCGGCGCCACCCGGTTACCGGAACTCGGTAGTGGCCTGGGCAAGGCGATCCGAGGCTTCAAGGAGTCGTTGACGGGGAAGGATGTCATCGACGTGACGCCAAAGAAGGAGAAGGATGAGGAAAAGCGATCCGGAGAAGGGAAGGCTTAA
- the selB gene encoding selenocysteine-specific translation elongation factor, whose protein sequence is MKHIIIGTAGHIDHGKTALVKALTGIDTDRLKEEKERGISIELGFANLALSDDLQLGIVDVPGHERFVKTMLAGIGGIDLVVLVIGADEGVMPQTREHLHICELLQVKRGVVALTKVDLVEPDWLEMVQADLKGFLAGTFLENAPVVAVSAVTGQGLPQLRAVLREAAETIEPKRQDGIFRLPIDRIFSIKGFGTVVTGTLWSGTVRVGDEVVVLPLELRSRVRRLQVHGQTVEQAWAGQRIAINLPGLEVDQLNRGDLLAFPGALKPTKTFDGSLSLLKDAPRALRNRARVRFHLGTSEILARVVLLDREELKPGEETFAHLRLEGMASALAGDRYVIRSYSPAQTVGGGSILDPNPPVRRRAKAPLLEHLKVLQTGTSGQQVERLLLQAGPAPITLDALRVSASLDETTLRREITRLVEGGVAMTLGAKGDLGYVHRMSYDRLAADILSRLEDFHRQEPLKDGLPKEELRSKLRQVGPALFTRLLQDLAKTQRIAIDREKVRHFLHRPTLSAPEQAVKERLVAIYQKAGFQPPDLESALAQAGADSKTGITIFHRLADEGIVIKIKDHFYLHRDHYSRAKELLIGHFTLHAAISVQQFKELLGVSRKFAIPFLEHFDDTKLTRRHNDERVPYA, encoded by the coding sequence ATGAAGCATATCATCATCGGGACTGCTGGCCACATCGATCATGGCAAGACCGCGCTCGTCAAGGCCCTGACCGGCATCGACACCGACCGGTTGAAGGAGGAGAAGGAGCGGGGGATTTCCATCGAGCTGGGGTTCGCCAACCTGGCCCTATCCGATGACCTTCAGCTCGGGATCGTGGACGTCCCGGGGCATGAACGGTTCGTCAAGACGATGCTCGCGGGCATCGGCGGGATCGATCTGGTAGTGCTGGTCATCGGTGCCGACGAGGGGGTGATGCCGCAAACGCGGGAGCACCTGCATATCTGTGAGCTGCTTCAGGTGAAAAGGGGCGTGGTGGCACTGACGAAGGTCGATCTCGTCGAGCCCGATTGGCTGGAGATGGTACAGGCTGACCTGAAAGGATTCCTGGCCGGGACCTTTCTCGAGAACGCGCCGGTCGTTGCCGTGTCCGCTGTCACCGGGCAAGGGCTCCCGCAGTTGCGAGCGGTGCTGCGCGAGGCGGCCGAGACGATCGAGCCGAAGCGCCAGGACGGGATTTTCCGTCTTCCGATCGATCGGATCTTTAGCATCAAAGGGTTCGGCACTGTGGTAACCGGGACCCTGTGGTCCGGGACCGTGCGGGTCGGGGACGAGGTAGTCGTCCTGCCTTTAGAACTGCGTTCGCGGGTCCGCCGCCTGCAGGTCCATGGCCAGACGGTGGAACAGGCCTGGGCGGGGCAGCGGATCGCCATCAACCTGCCCGGTCTCGAGGTGGATCAACTCAATCGAGGCGATCTTCTGGCCTTTCCGGGCGCTTTGAAACCCACCAAGACCTTCGACGGGTCGTTATCCTTGCTGAAGGACGCTCCCCGGGCCTTGCGGAATCGGGCAAGGGTTCGATTCCACTTGGGGACGAGCGAGATTCTGGCCCGCGTCGTGCTACTCGATCGTGAGGAGTTGAAGCCTGGCGAGGAGACGTTCGCCCACTTGCGACTGGAGGGAATGGCCAGTGCTCTGGCCGGCGACCGGTACGTGATCCGAAGCTACTCGCCTGCCCAGACGGTTGGCGGTGGGAGCATCCTCGACCCAAACCCTCCCGTGCGGCGGCGCGCTAAGGCGCCATTACTCGAACACCTCAAGGTCCTGCAGACCGGCACATCGGGTCAGCAGGTCGAACGCCTGCTGCTGCAAGCCGGTCCAGCGCCGATCACGCTGGACGCGCTCAGGGTTTCGGCCAGCCTGGACGAGACCACGCTACGGCGAGAGATCACGCGCCTCGTAGAGGGCGGCGTGGCTATGACGTTGGGCGCGAAAGGCGATCTTGGGTACGTTCACCGGATGAGCTACGACCGCCTGGCAGCGGATATTCTTTCCCGTCTGGAGGATTTCCACAGGCAGGAACCACTCAAGGATGGACTGCCGAAGGAAGAGCTTCGGTCCAAGCTCCGTCAAGTTGGGCCGGCCCTGTTCACTCGCCTCTTGCAGGATCTTGCGAAGACACAGCGAATCGCCATCGACCGAGAGAAGGTGCGGCATTTCCTGCACCGCCCTACCCTCTCAGCTCCTGAACAGGCCGTCAAAGAACGATTAGTTGCGATCTACCAGAAGGCAGGCTTTCAGCCGCCAGACTTGGAGTCGGCGCTTGCCCAGGCCGGAGCAGACAGTAAGACCGGGATCACGATCTTTCATCGCCTTGCCGATGAGGGGATCGTGATCAAAATTAAAGATCACTTCTATCTTCACCGCGACCATTATAGCCGTGCGAAGGAGCTGCTCATCGGCCACTTCACGCTCCACGCTGCCATCTCGGTCCAGCAGTTTAAGGAGCTTCTGGGGGTGAGTCGGAAGTTCGCCATCCCTTTTCTGGAGCATTTCGACGATACCAAGCTGACCCGTCGGCACAATGATGAGCGGGTCCCTTACGCGTGA
- a CDS encoding DUF2442 domain-containing protein, with translation MHWDVKTVKPLSDYRIFVETEDGRRGIFDVKPYLDHGVFRELRDTHYFNRVGILFGAVTWPHAQDIAPETLLTEMIPIESIPNKALQTNAPQAARR, from the coding sequence ATGCATTGGGATGTCAAGACCGTCAAGCCATTGTCCGACTACCGCATCTTCGTTGAGACCGAAGACGGGCGGCGGGGGATTTTCGACGTAAAGCCTTACCTGGATCATGGTGTTTTTCGCGAGCTCAGGGATACACATTATTTTAATCGGGTGGGTATCCTATTCGGCGCAGTTACCTGGCCCCACGCTCAGGACATCGCTCCTGAAACCTTACTTACTGAAATGATACCAATCGAATCTATACCCAACAAGGCGCTCCAGACTAACGCGCCGCAAGCGGCGCGCCGCTGA
- a CDS encoding alternative oxidase translates to MGSKLKKLTAEQRRQAQQVTLSSPRMRYGILTRLLFMTMDLVYGRKKTFSKFKVLELIARVPYQSWENVAYVAITHMYAQRDFARRVFDRVKEAREAQDNEMWHLLILEELTHARGIKENVLLYRILPQVIAFTYYQICWLIYVFKPSWSYLLNAHFEDHAEHEYMEFVAENPQFESEPFRSLFEEDYASSASVADIFRQIGHDERMHKEESLEAIATARFQ, encoded by the coding sequence ATGGGTTCGAAACTAAAGAAATTAACCGCTGAACAACGCCGCCAAGCGCAGCAAGTCACGCTCTCCTCTCCGAGGATGCGATACGGTATCTTGACCCGCCTCCTCTTCATGACGATGGACCTCGTGTATGGTCGCAAAAAGACGTTCAGCAAATTCAAGGTACTGGAGCTTATCGCCCGCGTGCCGTATCAGTCTTGGGAGAACGTGGCCTACGTCGCCATTACCCACATGTATGCACAGCGTGATTTTGCCCGCCGGGTCTTCGACCGAGTCAAAGAGGCCCGCGAGGCTCAAGATAATGAGATGTGGCACTTGCTTATCCTGGAGGAACTCACCCACGCCCGCGGCATTAAGGAAAATGTTCTCCTCTATCGCATCCTGCCCCAGGTGATCGCCTTCACCTACTACCAGATCTGCTGGCTCATCTACGTCTTTAAGCCGTCGTGGAGCTATCTGTTGAACGCCCACTTTGAGGACCATGCCGAGCACGAATATATGGAATTCGTGGCGGAAAACCCCCAGTTCGAGTCGGAACCTTTCAGGAGCCTTTTTGAGGAGGACTATGCCTCCTCCGCGAGCGTGGCGGACATATTCCGTCAAATCGGGCATGACGAGCGGATGCACAAGGAAGAGAGTCTGGAAGCGATCGCGACGGCCCGATTTCAGTGA
- a CDS encoding fibronectin type III domain-containing protein, translating into MRIRQVIVVASLGFLVLSGCGRSGPPVVPILAEPSPPTDLTALVRSRAVVLAWTRPTTNVDGTVLKYLAAFRISRQQMTPQTSAHSVIATVKAEKPENAIVSGARFAFTDSHVVVGGKYAYSIEAVSRRGIVGPPSAEATTLVTVEMEAPSSLRAEAGERAIRLSWVAPTRRADASPLAIVPRYNIYRGASPGRYDPSPINREPVRGTQFQDANLINDQTYYYSVMAVESQEPPWQEGLSSSEVSAAPVDLTPPAPPRGVRAVAGPGAVVSLSWELNRESDLLGYLVYRSDAAERLPKRLTEAPLKSPILTDRTVRPGGRYTYTVTAVDASLRRNESVASAAVEARVP; encoded by the coding sequence ATGCGAATTAGGCAGGTCATCGTTGTAGCGTCTCTTGGCTTTCTTGTGCTTTCCGGGTGCGGCCGGAGTGGTCCGCCTGTGGTTCCGATCCTGGCGGAGCCATCGCCACCGACCGATCTGACGGCTCTTGTGCGGAGCCGTGCGGTGGTCCTCGCGTGGACCAGGCCGACGACCAATGTTGACGGCACTGTGCTGAAATACCTGGCCGCGTTCCGAATCTCCAGACAGCAAATGACCCCCCAGACCTCTGCCCACTCGGTCATTGCCACCGTGAAGGCTGAGAAGCCGGAGAACGCCATCGTTTCTGGCGCTCGGTTTGCCTTTACCGATAGCCATGTGGTCGTGGGAGGGAAGTATGCCTATTCAATCGAGGCGGTGAGCCGGCGAGGGATCGTCGGGCCACCGTCAGCGGAGGCGACCACCCTTGTCACCGTCGAGATGGAGGCCCCCTCTAGCTTACGAGCAGAGGCTGGCGAACGAGCGATCCGCCTCTCGTGGGTTGCGCCGACCCGACGAGCTGATGCAAGCCCGCTGGCCATAGTCCCAAGGTATAACATCTACCGGGGCGCCAGCCCAGGCCGATACGATCCATCCCCGATCAATCGGGAGCCAGTCCGGGGCACGCAGTTTCAGGATGCGAATCTGATTAACGATCAGACGTACTACTACAGCGTGATGGCGGTGGAGAGTCAGGAGCCGCCATGGCAGGAGGGGTTGTCGTCCAGCGAGGTGAGCGCTGCGCCGGTTGATCTGACGCCTCCGGCCCCTCCCCGAGGTGTACGGGCGGTTGCTGGGCCCGGCGCGGTAGTCTCACTGAGCTGGGAGCTAAACCGAGAATCGGACCTGCTCGGCTATCTGGTCTATCGAAGCGACGCCGCAGAGCGTCTTCCCAAGCGACTAACAGAAGCCCCGCTTAAGTCGCCAATCCTGACTGACCGAACGGTCCGACCAGGAGGTCGGTACACCTACACGGTCACGGCCGTTGACGCTTCTCTTAGACGCAACGAAAGTGTCGCCTCGGCAGCCGTTGAGGCCCGCGTCCCGTAA
- the argH gene encoding argininosuccinate lyase translates to MTVKRKTLKPWGGRFAQATDPGVEAYTASIQFDRRLYKYDIAGSVAHARMLAKCGLLTKAEADKIVAGLEEIGGEIERGEFRFDPSLEDIHMAIEARLIEKVGEAGAKLHTGRSRNDQVALDLRLYLRDEIGEVRRLAVGLEQALIAQAEAHLDLIMPGYTHMQRAQPVLLAHHLMAYVEMLERDRARLHDALRRVDVLPLGSGALAGVGLPIDRRFVAKELRFRALSANSLDAVSDRDFVIEPLFAFALLMTHLSRLAEEIVLWASAEFGFIELPDAFATGSSMMPQKKNPDVAELARGKTGRTFGALVALLTIVKGLPLSYNRDLQEDKEPLFDSADSVKATLLVMASLVSRLTFCGDRMRQAAEDGFLNATDLADYLVRKGMPFRQTHEMVGLLVRRALARRCRLEELSLDELQAASPLFERDVFAYITLEACIKRRTAIGGTATGAVKKAIKAAKVKLRSR, encoded by the coding sequence ATGACGGTGAAACGGAAAACCCTCAAGCCCTGGGGCGGGCGGTTCGCGCAGGCGACCGATCCGGGAGTGGAAGCGTATACCGCCTCTATCCAGTTTGACCGTCGCCTCTACAAGTACGACATTGCCGGCAGTGTCGCGCACGCGCGGATGCTGGCGAAGTGCGGCCTGCTGACCAAGGCCGAGGCGGACAAGATCGTGGCGGGGCTTGAAGAGATTGGGGGCGAGATCGAGCGCGGAGAGTTTCGTTTCGATCCCTCGTTGGAAGACATCCACATGGCGATCGAGGCCCGGCTGATTGAGAAGGTTGGAGAGGCCGGCGCAAAGCTCCACACCGGCCGGAGTCGGAATGACCAGGTTGCCCTCGATCTGCGGCTCTATCTGCGAGATGAGATCGGAGAGGTTCGCCGCCTGGCTGTAGGGCTTGAGCAGGCCCTGATCGCTCAGGCCGAAGCCCATCTTGACCTGATCATGCCAGGCTACACCCACATGCAGCGGGCTCAGCCGGTCCTCCTGGCGCACCACCTGATGGCGTACGTCGAGATGCTGGAGCGAGATCGCGCCAGGCTTCACGATGCGCTTCGCAGGGTAGATGTGCTCCCTCTCGGCTCAGGCGCCTTGGCTGGGGTCGGCCTGCCGATCGATCGCCGCTTTGTAGCCAAAGAGCTTCGGTTTCGGGCGCTGTCGGCCAACTCGCTGGATGCGGTCTCGGACCGCGACTTCGTCATCGAGCCGCTGTTTGCCTTTGCGCTCCTGATGACGCACCTGTCCCGCCTGGCAGAAGAGATTGTCCTGTGGGCATCAGCAGAGTTTGGTTTCATCGAGTTGCCCGATGCCTTCGCTACCGGCTCCAGTATGATGCCCCAGAAAAAGAACCCGGATGTGGCGGAGCTGGCACGAGGGAAGACCGGCCGCACCTTCGGGGCCCTGGTGGCGCTGCTTACCATCGTCAAGGGACTCCCGCTCAGCTATAACCGCGATCTGCAGGAGGACAAGGAACCCCTCTTCGACAGCGCGGATAGCGTTAAGGCTACCCTCCTCGTTATGGCGTCGCTGGTAAGTCGACTTACGTTTTGTGGGGATCGTATGCGACAGGCCGCCGAGGACGGATTCTTAAACGCTACCGATCTGGCCGACTACCTGGTGCGCAAGGGAATGCCGTTCCGGCAAACTCACGAGATGGTGGGCCTTCTCGTTCGACGCGCGCTGGCCAGGAGGTGTCGGCTCGAGGAACTTTCTCTAGACGAACTGCAGGCTGCTTCTCCACTTTTCGAACGGGATGTCTTTGCCTACATCACCCTGGAGGCGTGTATTAAGCGCCGTACGGCCATCGGCGGGACCGCGACGGGCGCGGTGAAGAAGGCGATCAAGGCCGCCAAGGTCAAACTTCGGAGTCGATAA
- a CDS encoding argininosuccinate synthase translates to MQTKRVKKIVLAYSGGLDTSVILRWLIETYQAEVIAFCADLGQGEELDEVREKALKTGASKVYIKDLREEFVRDFVFPCVKANAVYEGRYLLGTSMARPLISKHQMAVARKEGADAVAHGATGKGNDQVRFELAYYAIDPHIRVIAPWREWRLNSRTDLIAYAKRHDIPVPTTKARPYSTDRNLFHISFEGGVLEDPWQEPPEEMFVLSVSPEKAPDRATYVEVEFQDGQPVALDDKRLSPARLLQRLNKLGGEHGIGRVDVVENRYVGMKSRGVYETPGGTILHAAHRAVESLTMDREVMHLRDSLIPRFSELVYYGYWFSPEMELLMRTIEASQQGVTGTARVKLYKGNCEVVGRKSAVSLYDPALATFEADQVYRHSDAEGFIRLNALRLRIRASKKQCKNPATPPLQKGGTGGFRALGTKGKRSGL, encoded by the coding sequence ATCCAGACGAAGCGAGTGAAGAAGATCGTACTGGCCTACTCCGGCGGGCTCGACACGTCGGTGATCCTGCGCTGGCTCATCGAGACCTACCAGGCAGAGGTCATTGCCTTCTGCGCCGATCTGGGGCAGGGGGAGGAGCTGGATGAGGTTCGCGAGAAAGCGCTGAAGACGGGTGCCAGCAAGGTCTACATCAAAGATCTGAGGGAGGAGTTTGTCCGGGACTTCGTCTTTCCCTGTGTGAAGGCGAATGCCGTCTATGAGGGGCGCTACCTGCTCGGCACCTCGATGGCGAGGCCGCTGATTTCGAAGCACCAGATGGCGGTGGCGAGAAAGGAGGGTGCGGACGCAGTGGCGCACGGCGCAACCGGAAAAGGGAACGATCAGGTCCGGTTTGAACTCGCCTACTATGCGATCGACCCGCACATCCGGGTTATTGCACCATGGCGCGAATGGCGCCTCAATTCGCGAACTGATCTTATTGCCTACGCAAAGAGGCACGACATCCCGGTGCCGACCACGAAGGCGCGGCCCTACAGCACCGACCGCAACCTGTTTCACATCAGCTTCGAGGGCGGGGTGCTGGAGGACCCTTGGCAGGAGCCGCCGGAAGAGATGTTCGTCTTGAGCGTATCACCGGAGAAAGCTCCGGATCGCGCGACCTATGTCGAGGTGGAGTTTCAGGACGGTCAGCCTGTCGCGCTGGACGACAAGCGCCTCTCGCCGGCCAGGCTGCTTCAGCGCCTGAACAAGCTCGGCGGTGAACATGGGATCGGTCGAGTCGATGTGGTCGAAAACCGCTACGTCGGGATGAAGTCGCGGGGGGTGTACGAGACGCCTGGCGGAACCATCCTGCATGCCGCCCACCGCGCCGTGGAATCGCTGACGATGGATCGCGAGGTCATGCACCTCCGCGACTCCCTCATCCCCCGCTTCTCAGAACTGGTCTACTATGGCTATTGGTTCTCCCCGGAGATGGAACTGCTGATGCGGACAATCGAGGCGTCGCAGCAGGGGGTGACCGGCACGGCGCGGGTCAAGCTTTACAAAGGCAACTGCGAGGTTGTGGGGCGTAAGTCGGCCGTCTCGCTGTATGATCCAGCCCTCGCGACATTTGAGGCGGACCAGGTGTACCGCCATTCAGACGCCGAGGGGTTCATCCGCCTGAACGCATTGCGGCTTAGGATTCGGGCGTCAAAAAAACAGTGCAAAAATCCCGCCACCCCCCCTTTACAAAAGGGGGGTACGGGGGGATTTAGGGCGCTGGGCACGAAAGGGAAGCGCTCAGGTCTATGA
- the argF gene encoding ornithine carbamoyltransferase: protein MTKDLLSIRDLTVLEIDGLFDLAADLKAQQRKGIAHPLLTGKTLGMIFEKPSLRTRVTFEVGMAQLGGRAIYLAPADIQLGKRETVKDVAKNLERWVDGIMARTFTHQTVEQLARHAAVPVINGLSDRTHPCQILADLFTLREKRGPLRGVKVAYIGDGNNVCHSWLYGAAKTAIDLTVACPKGYEPDADVVAFAHQEAEASGGRITLLDDARAAAAGADVLYTDVWTSMGQESEAAKRRRDFQGFQVNATLIGLATPDVLVMHCLPAHRGEEITDEVLDGPHSIVYDEAENRLHVQKAILAKLLGHREP, encoded by the coding sequence ATGACGAAAGACCTCCTGTCGATCAGAGACCTGACGGTTTTAGAGATAGACGGCCTATTTGATCTTGCTGCCGACCTGAAGGCGCAGCAACGCAAGGGGATCGCCCACCCACTGCTCACCGGCAAGACATTGGGCATGATATTCGAGAAGCCGTCACTCAGGACCAGGGTCACCTTTGAGGTCGGCATGGCCCAGTTGGGCGGGCGCGCCATCTATCTGGCTCCGGCTGACATCCAGTTAGGGAAACGGGAAACCGTCAAGGATGTGGCGAAGAATCTCGAACGATGGGTGGATGGGATTATGGCCCGGACATTTACCCACCAGACCGTCGAGCAACTAGCCCGGCATGCTGCGGTTCCGGTTATCAATGGGCTGAGTGACCGGACTCACCCGTGCCAGATCCTTGCGGACCTCTTCACCCTTCGGGAAAAGCGCGGTCCGCTTCGCGGCGTGAAGGTCGCCTACATCGGTGACGGCAATAATGTCTGTCATTCATGGCTCTACGGCGCGGCGAAGACTGCCATTGATCTCACCGTGGCCTGTCCAAAGGGATATGAGCCGGATGCTGACGTTGTGGCGTTCGCCCACCAAGAGGCCGAAGCCTCCGGTGGGAGGATTACGCTACTGGACGATGCGAGGGCTGCGGCGGCGGGAGCCGATGTCCTGTATACCGATGTCTGGACCAGCATGGGTCAGGAGTCAGAGGCGGCAAAGCGGCGGCGGGACTTCCAAGGGTTTCAGGTCAACGCGACACTTATCGGATTAGCCACACCAGACGTGCTGGTCATGCACTGCCTGCCGGCCCATCGTGGCGAAGAGATTACCGATGAGGTCCTCGATGGCCCGCATTCGATTGTGTATGACGAGGCTGAAAATAGACTGCATGTGCAGAAGGCCATCCTGGCGAAGCTGTTGGGACATCGAGAACCGTAA